A region from the endosymbiont of Galathealinum brachiosum genome encodes:
- a CDS encoding thiosulfohydrolase SoxB, which translates to MPFLNRRTFLKLMGAAAASAAVPAIIGCSDKSSSSSPVSVAGLNAMPDGFYDLPMKGNVRIIHITDVHGQLNPVYFREPNVNLGVGEAYGRPPHVVGNKLLEAMGFKAATPESYAYTYLDFENAAKVFGKTGGFAQIKTLVNKLRDQAGGKTNTITIDGGDLWQGSGTSLWTRGVDMVEASNILGLDVMVGHWEFTYKEEEVLSNVALFKGDFIGQNVRVKDDSMFGDEYPTMVEKYDGSGLFDEDTGHAFRPYVIKEINGARICIVGQAFPRTANANPQEFFPDWSFGLREDDMIELVKNIKADEKPDAIVLLSHNGMDVDIKMAERVPGLNAVFGGHTHDGIPKPIKVKNVDGGTCLVTNAGSNGKFVGVMDFDIQDGKVKSMDYKMLPVITDWLEEDKEMQAYLDQMRNTVYDKNIVESRAQKYFYNEGRVGKTYKEILDEKLAIADRLLYRRGNFMGTWDQILCNALREEYSADVAMSAGVRWGTSTLKGDWITMEDVMTQCAITYGETYVSEMSGRDLLRILEGVADNLFDVDPYLQSGGDMVRVGGMDYTIDPSKALYQRITDAKLDNGHSIEPDQMYKVAGWATVGKAPDGRLMWDVVHDYIVKNRGKDNVLKLPKINHPKLVGIKTNPGIADYPGEIS; encoded by the coding sequence ATGCCATTTTTAAATCGACGCACATTTCTGAAACTGATGGGTGCTGCCGCTGCCTCAGCTGCTGTTCCTGCAATCATTGGCTGTTCTGATAAGTCCAGCTCTTCTTCTCCTGTTTCGGTTGCAGGTCTGAATGCGATGCCGGATGGTTTTTATGACCTCCCAATGAAAGGTAATGTGCGCATCATACATATTACTGATGTGCATGGTCAGTTGAATCCGGTTTATTTTAGAGAGCCGAATGTAAATCTGGGTGTAGGTGAAGCTTATGGTCGCCCACCACACGTAGTGGGTAATAAATTACTCGAAGCGATGGGTTTCAAAGCGGCTACACCTGAATCATATGCTTATACCTATCTCGACTTTGAAAATGCAGCCAAAGTTTTTGGTAAAACTGGTGGTTTTGCTCAGATTAAAACACTGGTTAATAAATTACGTGATCAGGCAGGTGGTAAAACGAATACAATCACTATTGATGGTGGAGACTTATGGCAGGGCTCTGGTACATCGTTATGGACACGTGGTGTCGATATGGTAGAAGCTTCAAATATCCTTGGGCTGGATGTCATGGTTGGTCACTGGGAATTTACCTATAAAGAAGAAGAAGTGTTAAGCAATGTCGCTTTGTTCAAAGGTGACTTCATAGGGCAGAATGTTCGCGTTAAAGATGACTCTATGTTTGGTGATGAATACCCGACCATGGTGGAAAAATATGATGGTAGTGGTCTGTTTGATGAAGATACAGGCCATGCGTTCCGTCCATATGTTATTAAAGAAATCAATGGTGCACGTATCTGTATCGTTGGTCAGGCCTTCCCGAGAACGGCTAATGCCAATCCACAGGAGTTTTTCCCTGACTGGTCATTCGGCTTGCGTGAAGATGACATGATCGAGCTGGTTAAAAATATTAAAGCCGATGAAAAACCGGATGCAATTGTACTGTTATCCCATAACGGTATGGATGTAGATATAAAAATGGCAGAACGCGTACCGGGTTTAAATGCGGTATTTGGTGGTCATACTCATGATGGTATTCCGAAACCAATTAAAGTTAAAAATGTAGATGGTGGTACTTGTCTGGTTACCAATGCAGGTTCAAATGGTAAGTTTGTCGGTGTAATGGATTTTGATATTCAGGATGGCAAAGTTAAATCCATGGATTACAAAATGCTGCCGGTTATTACTGACTGGTTAGAAGAAGATAAAGAAATGCAGGCGTATCTTGATCAGATGCGAAATACGGTTTATGACAAGAATATTGTTGAGAGCCGTGCGCAGAAGTATTTCTACAATGAAGGCCGTGTTGGTAAAACGTATAAAGAAATTCTTGATGAGAAACTGGCGATTGCTGATCGTTTATTGTATCGCCGTGGTAATTTCATGGGCACATGGGATCAGATTTTATGTAACGCACTGCGTGAAGAATATAGTGCCGATGTTGCTATGTCTGCGGGTGTACGTTGGGGTACGAGCACATTGAAAGGTGACTGGATCACTATGGAAGATGTAATGACACAATGTGCTATTACTTATGGTGAAACCTATGTAAGTGAAATGTCAGGCCGTGATTTATTACGCATACTGGAAGGTGTTGCGGATAATCTGTTTGATGTTGACCCATACTTACAGTCTGGTGGAGATATGGTGCGTGTAGGTGGTATGGATTATACGATTGATCCGTCAAAAGCCTTATATCAGCGTATTACTGATGCAAAACTGGATAACGGTCACTCTATTGAGCCGGATCAGATGTATAAGGTGGCAGGTTGGGCAACGGTAGGAAAAGCACCTGATGGGCGACTAATGTGGGATGTGGTTCATGATTATATTGTAAAGAACCGTGGTAAAGATAATGTATTAAAGTTACCGAAAATCAATCATCCTAAACTAGTGGGAATAAAAACAAATCCGGGTATTGCTGATTATCCAGGTGAGATTAGTTAG
- a CDS encoding copper resistance protein CopZ, with protein sequence MYKYLALLFIVVLSACEKTPPVEMPAAQKLTREASGYYCLMTVVYHKGPKGQIILTDDKVLWFTSVRDTIAFTLSPEEPKNIAAIYVNDMTDAPWDNPGEENWIDAKKAWYVLGSSKIGGMDAPEAVPFGAQEKAALFAEKEGGTVYAYSKIPHEYIQSE encoded by the coding sequence ATGTACAAATATTTAGCATTATTATTTATCGTTGTTTTGTCAGCTTGTGAAAAAACACCACCCGTAGAAATGCCAGCAGCTCAAAAACTAACCCGTGAAGCCAGTGGTTACTACTGTCTGATGACAGTGGTTTATCATAAAGGCCCTAAAGGTCAGATAATTCTTACTGATGATAAAGTATTATGGTTTACTTCTGTGCGTGACACCATTGCATTTACTTTATCACCGGAAGAACCTAAAAATATTGCAGCCATTTATGTAAACGATATGACTGATGCACCGTGGGATAACCCGGGTGAAGAAAACTGGATTGATGCAAAAAAAGCCTGGTATGTTTTAGGCAGTAGTAAAATTGGCGGAATGGACGCACCAGAAGCTGTGCCTTTTGGAGCGCAGGAAAAAGCTGCATTATTTGCTGAAAAAGAAGGCGGTACTGTTTATGCTTATTCTAAAATTCCCCATGAATACATTCAGAGTGAGTAG
- a CDS encoding ABC transporter ATP-binding protein: protein MVTLNSASEVISLQSVNKLYANEAVLHDVNLSIQSGECIVLVGHNGAGKTSLIKMMLGLTRPTSGAIKVLGHDPAFSAAVAQGLSLGYLPESVAFYEAMTGREVLSFYAQLKGAGKAECEKLLDLVGLGDASKRRVGTYSKGMRQRLGLAQAMLGNPQLLFLDEPTTGLDPILRQHFYELIDELQKDGATSIISSHALHEVETRASRFVILKKGVVVACGTLDELYQQATLPVRVKVSVTPGEASIVAERMGSAVNVTDVNNQSFNLSCDLNEKMPIIRHISSLGDVVQDMQIMPPRLDELYSYFMNGDPS, encoded by the coding sequence ATGGTTACGTTAAATTCAGCCAGTGAAGTTATTTCACTGCAGTCAGTCAACAAGCTTTATGCAAATGAAGCCGTATTGCATGATGTTAATTTATCTATTCAGTCAGGCGAGTGTATCGTACTGGTTGGTCATAACGGAGCGGGTAAAACTTCTCTAATTAAAATGATGCTGGGGTTGACTCGTCCCACCAGTGGCGCAATTAAAGTTCTGGGTCACGATCCTGCATTTAGTGCGGCGGTTGCTCAGGGTTTATCCCTGGGTTATCTGCCTGAAAGTGTTGCTTTTTATGAGGCAATGACAGGGCGTGAAGTGCTTTCATTTTATGCTCAGTTGAAAGGCGCAGGTAAAGCTGAGTGTGAAAAATTATTAGATCTAGTTGGTCTTGGTGATGCTTCAAAACGACGAGTCGGTACTTATTCAAAAGGTATGCGTCAGCGTCTGGGTCTGGCTCAGGCAATGTTAGGAAATCCACAACTGCTTTTTCTTGATGAGCCCACTACAGGTCTTGATCCTATTTTGCGCCAGCACTTTTATGAGTTGATTGATGAATTGCAAAAAGATGGCGCAACTTCAATTATTTCATCACATGCCCTGCACGAAGTTGAAACTCGAGCGAGTCGTTTTGTTATTTTGAAAAAAGGTGTAGTGGTTGCGTGTGGCACTTTAGATGAACTTTATCAACAGGCAACTCTGCCAGTTAGAGTAAAAGTTTCTGTAACACCGGGTGAAGCATCCATTGTTGCTGAGCGAATGGGTTCAGCTGTTAATGTTACCGATGTAAATAATCAAAGTTTTAATCTGTCCTGCGATTTGAATGAAAAGATGCCTATTATTCGTCACATTAGTAGTCTGGGTGATGTGGTGCAGGATATGCAAATTATGCCACCACGACTCGATGAGCTTTACAGTTACTTTATGAATGGGGATCCGTCATGA
- a CDS encoding nitrous oxide reductase family maturation protein NosD — MQVSPGHGVLQKAIDLAKPGDALILSSGTYTGSINIHRTLTLSGDRSSIIDGEGSSHVIKVTAPDVLIKGLSIQHSGNDYDTEDSAIFITDKGDRTVVDSNYLENNLIGVYLKGPDAAVVSNNTIIGSTFHRMNDRGNGVYLWMTPGSVVKNNDIRYGRDGIFVNYSKKNIFEGNRFRDLRFAIHYMYTLDSEVKNNISINNHVGFALMFSDRIVASGNQSIGDHERGLFFNFTNYSTIKDNRVSGGAKKCVFIYNANYNKINNNSFEGCEIGVHFTAGSQKNEIYSNSFINNRTQVKYVGTRYIEWSKEGVGNYWSDNVAFDIDANGIADQLYKPNDLVDQIVWRHPMAKLLLNSPSVKLLKWAQSEFPGLHPGGVTDSAPLMKPPEVETVIKRDLTDGYVKFSQ; from the coding sequence ATACAGGTGTCACCCGGACATGGTGTATTGCAGAAGGCCATCGATTTAGCAAAACCCGGTGATGCACTTATTCTGTCTTCGGGTACATATACAGGTTCAATAAATATTCACCGCACGCTTACTCTGTCAGGTGACAGGTCAAGTATTATTGATGGTGAAGGTTCATCACATGTCATTAAGGTTACCGCTCCTGATGTATTGATAAAAGGTTTGAGTATTCAGCACTCCGGTAATGATTACGATACCGAGGATAGTGCTATTTTTATCACCGACAAGGGTGATCGCACAGTTGTTGATTCTAATTATCTTGAAAATAATTTAATAGGTGTTTATCTAAAAGGCCCTGACGCGGCAGTTGTCAGTAATAATACAATTATCGGTAGCACCTTCCATAGAATGAATGACCGGGGTAATGGTGTTTATTTATGGATGACACCGGGCTCGGTTGTGAAAAATAATGATATTCGTTATGGCCGTGACGGTATTTTTGTAAATTACAGTAAAAAAAATATCTTTGAAGGAAATCGATTCAGAGATTTAAGGTTCGCTATTCATTATATGTATACCCTTGATAGCGAAGTAAAAAACAATATATCCATTAATAACCATGTTGGTTTCGCATTAATGTTTTCTGATCGTATTGTGGCAAGTGGCAATCAGTCGATTGGTGATCATGAGCGTGGTCTTTTTTTTAATTTCACTAATTACTCAACCATTAAAGATAATCGTGTTTCTGGTGGAGCAAAGAAGTGCGTTTTTATCTATAACGCGAATTATAATAAAATAAATAATAATTCATTTGAAGGCTGTGAAATTGGTGTTCATTTTACCGCTGGGTCACAGAAAAATGAAATATATTCAAATTCATTTATAAATAATCGTACTCAGGTAAAATATGTGGGTACACGATATATAGAATGGTCAAAAGAGGGTGTGGGTAATTACTGGAGTGATAATGTTGCATTTGATATAGATGCTAATGGTATTGCTGATCAGCTTTACAAACCAAATGACCTGGTAGATCAAATTGTCTGGCGTCACCCTATGGCAAAATTACTATTAAATAGTCCATCAGTAAAATTGTTGAAATGGGCGCAATCTGAATTCCCGGGATTACACCCTGGTGGTGTCACAGATAGTGCTCCACTGATGAAGCCCCCCGAAGTAGAAACTGTTATTAAAAGAGATTTAACCGATGGTTACGTTAAATTCAGCCAGTGA